The Pongo abelii isolate AG06213 chromosome 20, NHGRI_mPonAbe1-v2.0_pri, whole genome shotgun sequence genome window below encodes:
- the DPRX gene encoding divergent paired-related homeobox — MPGSEDLRKGKDQMHSHRKRTMFTKKQLEDLNILFNENPYPNPSLQKEMASKIDIHPTVLQVWFKNHRAKLKKAKCKHIHQKQETPQPPVPEGGVTTSVGLRNADTLPRLPNAAHPIGLVYTGHRVPSFQLILYPNLKVPANDFTGHRIVHFGCCQDPNIYCLYPILESQVCAPSFHSGSSACSSNQSRER; from the exons ATGCCAGGCTCAGAGGATCTTCGTAAAG GCAAGGACCAGATGCATTCACACAGGAAACGAACCATGTTCACTAAGAAGCAACTGGAAGATCTGAACATCTTGTTCAATGAGAACCCATACCCAAACCCCAGCCTTCAGAAAGAAATGGCCTCGAAAATAGACATACACCCAACAGTACTGCAG GTCTGGTTCAAGAATCACAGAGCAAAACTCAAGAAAGCCAAATGCAAGCACATtcatcaaaaacaagaaactCCACAACCGCCAGTACCAGAGGGTGGGGTCACCACCAGTGTCGGCCTGAGAAATGCAGACACACTACCCAGATTGCCCAACGCTGCTCACCCGATCGGCCTGGTGTACACGGGTCATCGAGTCCCCTCATTCCAGCTCATCCTGTACCCCAACCTCAAGGTCCCTGCAAATGACTTCACTGGTCACAGAATAGTCCATTTTGGCTGCTGCCAAGATCCTAACATATACTGCCTCTACCCAATTTTGGAATCCCAAGTTTGCGCTCCAAGCTTCCATTCTGGCTCTTCTGCCTGTTCATCTAACCAAAGTCGAGAGAGATGA